The stretch of DNA TCCGCTCTATCGGTATCCTGGCCATCGAAGGCAACCAGGGTCTCCAGGGGCAGTTGCACCGCGCGAGGGAATTCGCCCCTGCCATCGATGCGTGGCCACAGCAGGCCGTCATAGCGAAATTTGACGCCCAGGCGCTCGGCGAAGGCTTTCATCGGCTCCAATTCGTGGGCGTTAAGGGTCATCAATTCGGTCTTCAAGGTCAATGGCAGACCGGCTTCCAAAACCCGGTCAATGGCCTTATAACAGCGGGCAAAGGAGCCCGGGAGGCGGGTGACCCGTTCAAATACCGGTGCGGTGGCGCCGTAGATGGAAATATCGATACTGAAAGGGCGGATGTCGACCAGCAGCCGCAGGATCTCATCAGAAAGCAGTGTGCCGTTGGTGAACAAGATCACCAACAAGCCTTTTTCTCGGGCGTAGGTGTAGATCTCAGCAAAATCCGGGCGCAGGAGCGGTTCGCCACCGGTGAGGGTCAGGAAGAGCACCCCGGCTGTGACCATGTCGTCGATGATCCGCTTGACCTGGGCGGTGGTCAACTCGCGCTGACGAGCGACAGGGTCGTTGGCGGGCTGGTTGATGTAGCAATGAGCGCAGTTCAGGTTGCAGCGGTTGGTGAGTTCCATAGTAACGCTGACCGGGTAGCGTCCACCCTCAAGCGAGGCTGAGAACGCCTCACCCCATTCTTCAAGGTCAATGCTTTGATAGGCGTTGCAATCCATGCTCACACCTCTTCGACCGCGCCGATGCGCAGCAAGGCTTCAATGAAACTGGCCAGGTCTGTTCTCACCGTCTCGGCGTCAATCTCATATTCCGCCAGGATGGCTTCCTCCAGCTCGGCATGCGACCTGGGGCTTTCCAGTTGTTCCCAGATAAAGGCGCCCAGCTCGTTCAGGGTGTAGATGCTGTCCAGTTCGGCGACATTTTGGCGTATGGGAACGAGCACCATTTCTTCCACGATGCGGCGGAAGACAAAATCCTCGTTGCGCGACAGCTTGCTGTTGTGTAATTCCAATTGGCCTCCAGGCTTTGACCGGCAGGCGCCTGAATTGCGGGTGATGCCGGGCTGTGCAGCACCGAACCCGCAATTCAAGGCCTGCTTACAGGGTCTGATCGTCTATTGGGTCACCGATATTGGCCCGTAGAGCGTTGGATTGAAGCCAAAATCCACATCCTCCAGCCAGTAGAAGTATTCGAAGCCCGGGACTGCGGTTGCATCGAGGAATTCATACACAGCGCCCGAGGTGCTGCCGGGGTTGTGGCTGGGGATCAGGTTGAAGTTAAGCTTCAGCCCGGGTAAGACTGGCTTTGTCGCCCGGTAGAGATTGAAGCCCAGGTTGTTCAATTCACTGGCGGTCTCCCAGGTGAGCAAGACGCCGTCTTCGGCGCTTTTTGCGTCAAAGGCGATGATGCTTACGGCGCTTGGGTTACAGGTTGCGGTGGCCGTGTTGTTGGTCAGATATGGATCAGCCGTGAGTGCGCTGACGGTGGCGGTGTTTGTTTTATCTGAGCCCTGAGCATAAGTCACATAGATCCTCACCACCCATTTTGCCTGGAGGTCGGTTGAATAGTCCTGCAAGGGAGTGTTCAGGCTGCAGGTCACGGTTTGCCCTGCGCGGCTGCACGTACCCTGGTCAATCGTGCCGGAGGT from Brevefilum fermentans encodes:
- a CDS encoding radical SAM protein; amino-acid sequence: MDCNAYQSIDLEEWGEAFSASLEGGRYPVSVTMELTNRCNLNCAHCYINQPANDPVARQRELTTAQVKRIIDDMVTAGVLFLTLTGGEPLLRPDFAEIYTYAREKGLLVILFTNGTLLSDEILRLLVDIRPFSIDISIYGATAPVFERVTRLPGSFARCYKAIDRVLEAGLPLTLKTELMTLNAHELEPMKAFAERLGVKFRYDGLLWPRIDGRGEFPRAVQLPLETLVAFDGQDTDRADAVIDELERLKDLKTRDTRVFSCGAGLRGFHLDSEGRMSICMMVRQPAYNLLEMPLIEAWEALGKLREMKRNTVSKCQSCTTNILCSHCPGWSLAVHHDFESVVEFTCEHGLLRSKNAINIKNHLITEVIENYE
- a CDS encoding PqqD family protein; the encoded protein is MELHNSKLSRNEDFVFRRIVEEMVLVPIRQNVAELDSIYTLNELGAFIWEQLESPRSHAELEEAILAEYEIDAETVRTDLASFIEALLRIGAVEEV